From the genome of Canis lupus baileyi chromosome 32, mCanLup2.hap1, whole genome shotgun sequence, one region includes:
- the LOC140622856 gene encoding cytochrome P450 1A2-like: MALSQMATELLLASTIFCLILWVVKAWQPRLPKGLKSPPGPWGWPLLGNVLTLGKSPHLALSRLSQRYGDVLQIRIGSTPVLVLSSLDTIRQALVRQGDDFKGRPDLYSFSLVTEGQSMSFSPDSGPVWAARRRLAQNALNTFSIASDPASSCSCYLEEHVSKEAEALLSRLQEQMAEVGRFDPYNHVLLSVANVIGAMCFGHHFSQRSEEMLPLLMSSNDFVETASSGNPVDFFSILQYMPNSALQRFKNFNQTFVQSLQKIVQEHYQDFDEHSVQDITGTLLKHSEKSSRSSDGHISHEKIVNVINDIFGAGFDTVTTAISWSLMYLVANPEIQRKIQKELDTVIGRARQPRLSDRPQLPLMEAFILEIFRHTSFIPFTIPHSTTKDTTLKGFYIPKECCVFINQWQVNHDQQVWGDPFAFRPERFLTADGTAINKTLSEKVMLFGMGKRRCIGEVLAKWEIFLFLAILLQRLEFSVPAGVRVDLTPIYGLTMKHTRCEHVQARPRFSIK; this comes from the exons ATGGCATTGTCCCAGATGGCCACAGAGCTTCTCCTGGCCTCCACCATCTTCTGTTTGATACTCTGGGTGGTCAAGGCCTGGCAGCCTCGGCTTCCCAAAGGCCTGAAGAGTCCACCGGGGCCCTGGGGCTGGCCCCTGCTCGGGAACGtgctgaccttgggcaagagCCCTCACCTGGCGCTGTCCAGGCTGAGCCAGCGTTATGGGGACGTGCTGCAGATCCGCATCGGCTCCACCCCCGTGCTGGTGCTCAGCAGCCTGGACACCATCCGGCAGGCCCTGGTGCGCCAGGGGGATGATTTCAAGGGCCGGCCCGACCTCTACAGCTTCTCTCTGGTGACCGAGGGTCAAAGCATGTCCTTCAGCCCAGACTCCGGACCAGTGTGGGCTGCGCGCAGGCGCCTGGCTCAGAACGCGCTCAACACCTTCTCCATTGCCTCCGACCCGGCTTCCTCGTGCTCTTGCTACCTGGAAGAGCATGTGAGCAAGGAGGCCGAGGCCCTTCTCAGCAGGCTGCAGGAGCAGATGGCAGAGGTTGGGCGCTTTGATCCCTACAACCATGTGCTGCTGTCAGTGGCCAATGTCATTGGTGCAATGTGCTTTGGGCACCACTTCTCTCAGAGAAGTGAGGAAATGCTCCCCCTCCTAATGAGCTCCAATGATTTTGTGGAGACCGCCTCCTCCGGGAACCCGGTGGACTTCTTCTCCATTCTCCAATATATGCCCAACTCAGCCCTGCAGAGATTCAAGAACTTCAACCAGACGTTCGTGCAGTCCCTGCAGAAAATTGTCCAGGAACACTATCAAGACTTTGATGAG CACAGTGTCCAGGACATCACAGGCACCCTCTTGAAGCACAGTGAGAAGAGCTCCAGGAGTAGTGATGGCCACATCTCCCATGAGAAGATAGTCAACGTTATCAACGACATTTTTGGGGCCG GATTTGACACTGTCACAACGGCCATTTCCTGGAGTCTTATGTACCTTGTGGCAAACcctgagatacagagaaagatcCAGAAGGAGTTGG ACACGGTGATTGGCAGGGCACGGCAGCCTCGCCTCTCTGACAGGCCCCAGCTGCCCTTAATGGAGGCCTTCATCCTGGAGATCTTCCGACACACCTCCTTTATCCCCTTCACCATCCCCCACAG CACAACAAAGGACACAACCTTAAAGGGCTTCTACATCCCCAAGGAATGCTGTGTCTTCATAAACCAGTGGCAGGTCAATCATGACCA ACAGGTGTGGGGGGATCCATTTGCATTCCGGCCAGAGCGATTCCTCACTGCAGATGGCACCGCCATCAACAAGACCTTGAGTGAGAAGGTGATGCTCTTTGGCATGGGCAAGCGCCGGTGCATAGGAGAGGTCCTGGCCAAGTGGGAGATCTTCCTCTTCCTAGCCATCTTGCTGCAGCGGCTGGAGTTCAGCGTGCCAGCAGGTGTGAGAGTAGACCTAACCCCCATCTATGGGCTGACCATGAAGCACACCCGCTGTGAGCATGTCCAGGCACGGCCACGCTTCTCCATCAAGTGA
- the LOC140622857 gene encoding cytochrome P450 1A2-like isoform X2, with product MALSQMATELLLASTIFCLILWVVKVWQPRLPKGLKSPPGPWGWPLLGNVLTLGKSPHLALSRLSQRYGDVLQIRIGSTPVLVLSSLDTIRQALVRQGDDFKGRPDLYSFSLVTEGQSMSFSPDSGPVWAARRRLAQNALNTFSIASDPASSCSCYLEEHVSKEAEALLSRLQEQMAEVGRFDPYNHVLLSVANVIGAMCFGHHFSQRSEEMLPLLMSSNDFVETASSGNPLDFFPILQYMPNSALQRFKNFNQTFVQSLQKIVQEHYQDFDEHSVQDITGALLKHSEKSSRTSDGHISHEKIVNIINDIFGAGFDTVTTAISWSLMYLVANPEIQRKIQKELDTVIGRARQPRLSDRPQLPLMEAFILEIFRHTSFIPFTIPHSTTKDTTLKGFYIPKECCVFINQWQVNHDQEVWGDPFAFRPERFLTADGTTINKTLSEKVMLFGMGKRRCIGEVLAKWEIFLFLAILLQRLEFSVPAGVKVDLTPIYGLTMKHTRCEHVQARPRFSIK from the exons ATGGCATTGTCCCAGATGGCCACAGAGCTTCTCCTGGCCTCCACCATCTTCTGCTTGATACTCTGGGTGGTCAAGGTCTGGCAACCTCGGCTTCCCAAAGGCCTGAAGAGTCCACCGGGGCCCTGGGGCTGGCCCCTGCTTGGGAACGtgctgaccttgggcaagagCCCCCACCTGGCGCTGTCCAGGCTGAGCCAGCGTTATGGGGACGTGCTGCAGATCCGCATCGGCTCCACCCCCGTGCTGGTGCTCAGCAGCCTGGACACCATCCGGCAGGCCCTGGTGCGCCAGGGGGATGATTTCAAGGGCCGGCCCGACCTCTACAGCTTCTCTCTGGTGACCGAAGGTCAAAGCATGTCCTTCAGCCCAGACTCCGGACCAGTGTGGGCTGCGCGCAGGCGCCTGGCTCAGAACGCACTCAACACCTTCTCCATTGCCTCCGACCCGGCTTCCTCGTGCTCTTGCTACCTGGAAGAGCATGTGAGCAAGGAGGCCGAGGCCCTTCTCAGCAGGCTGCAGGAGCAGATGGCAGAGGTTGGGCGCTTTGATCCCTACAACCATGTGCTGCTGTCAGTGGCCAATGTCATTGGTGCAATGTGCTTTGGGCACCACTTCTCTCAGAGAAGTGAGGAAATGCTCCCCCTCCTAATGAGCTCCAATGATTTTGTGGAGACCGCCTCCTCCGGGAACCCGTTGgactttttccccattctccaaTATATGCCCAACTCAGCCCTGCAGAGATTCAAGAACTTCAACCAGACGTTCGTGCAGTCCCTGCAGAAAATTGTCCAGGAACACTATCAAGACTTTGATGAG CACAGTGTCCAGGACATCACAGGCGCCCTCTTGAAGCACAGTGAGAAGAGCTCCAGGACTAGTGATGGCCACATCTCCCATGAGAAGATAGTCAACATTATCAACGACATTTTTGGGGCCG GATTTGACACTGTCACAACGGCCATTTCCTGGAGTCTTATGTACCTTGTGGCAAACcctgagatacagagaaagatcCAGAAGGAGTTGG ACACGGTGATTGGCAGGGCACGGCAGCCTCGCCTCTCTGACAGGCCCCAGCTGCCCTTAATGGAGGCCTTCATCCTGGAGATCTTCCGACACACCTCCTTTATCCCCTTCACCATCCCCCACAG CACAACAAAGGACACAACCTTAAAGGGCTTCTACATCCCCAAGGAATGCTGTGTCTTCATAAACCAGTGGCAGGTCAATCATGACCA AGAGGTGTGGGGGGATCCATTTGCATTCCGGCCAGAGCGATTCCTCACTGCAGATGGCACCACCATCAACAAGACCTTGAGTGAGAAGGTGATGCTCTTTGGCATGGGCAAGCGCCGGTGCATAGGAGAGGTCCTGGCCAAGTGGGAGATCTTCCTCTTCCTAGCCATCTTGCTGCAGCGGCTGGAGTTCAGCGTGCCAGCAGGTGTGAAAGTAGACCTAACCCCCATCTATGGGCTGACCATGAAGCACACCCGCTGTGAGCATGTCCAGGCACGGCCACGCTTCTCCATCAAGTGA
- the LOC140622857 gene encoding cytochrome P450 1A2-like isoform X1: MALSQMATELLLASTIFCLILWVVKVWQPRLPKGLKSPPGPWGWPLLGNVLTLGKSPHLALSRLSQRYGDVLQIRIGSTPVLVLSSLDTIRQALVRQGDDFKGRPDLYSFSLVTEGQSMSFSPDSGPVWAARRRLAQNALNTFSIASDPASSCSCYLEEHVSKEAEALLSRLQEQMAEVGRFDPYNHVLLSVANVIGAMCFGHHFSQRSEEMLPLLMSSNDFVETASSGNPLDFFPILQYMPNSALQRFKNFNQTFVQSLQKIVQEHYQDFDELVSPQHSVQDITGALLKHSEKSSRTSDGHISHEKIVNIINDIFGAGFDTVTTAISWSLMYLVANPEIQRKIQKELDTVIGRARQPRLSDRPQLPLMEAFILEIFRHTSFIPFTIPHSTTKDTTLKGFYIPKECCVFINQWQVNHDQEVWGDPFAFRPERFLTADGTTINKTLSEKVMLFGMGKRRCIGEVLAKWEIFLFLAILLQRLEFSVPAGVKVDLTPIYGLTMKHTRCEHVQARPRFSIK; this comes from the exons ATGGCATTGTCCCAGATGGCCACAGAGCTTCTCCTGGCCTCCACCATCTTCTGCTTGATACTCTGGGTGGTCAAGGTCTGGCAACCTCGGCTTCCCAAAGGCCTGAAGAGTCCACCGGGGCCCTGGGGCTGGCCCCTGCTTGGGAACGtgctgaccttgggcaagagCCCCCACCTGGCGCTGTCCAGGCTGAGCCAGCGTTATGGGGACGTGCTGCAGATCCGCATCGGCTCCACCCCCGTGCTGGTGCTCAGCAGCCTGGACACCATCCGGCAGGCCCTGGTGCGCCAGGGGGATGATTTCAAGGGCCGGCCCGACCTCTACAGCTTCTCTCTGGTGACCGAAGGTCAAAGCATGTCCTTCAGCCCAGACTCCGGACCAGTGTGGGCTGCGCGCAGGCGCCTGGCTCAGAACGCACTCAACACCTTCTCCATTGCCTCCGACCCGGCTTCCTCGTGCTCTTGCTACCTGGAAGAGCATGTGAGCAAGGAGGCCGAGGCCCTTCTCAGCAGGCTGCAGGAGCAGATGGCAGAGGTTGGGCGCTTTGATCCCTACAACCATGTGCTGCTGTCAGTGGCCAATGTCATTGGTGCAATGTGCTTTGGGCACCACTTCTCTCAGAGAAGTGAGGAAATGCTCCCCCTCCTAATGAGCTCCAATGATTTTGTGGAGACCGCCTCCTCCGGGAACCCGTTGgactttttccccattctccaaTATATGCCCAACTCAGCCCTGCAGAGATTCAAGAACTTCAACCAGACGTTCGTGCAGTCCCTGCAGAAAATTGTCCAGGAACACTATCAAGACTTTGATGAG CTTGTGTCCCCACAGCACAGTGTCCAGGACATCACAGGCGCCCTCTTGAAGCACAGTGAGAAGAGCTCCAGGACTAGTGATGGCCACATCTCCCATGAGAAGATAGTCAACATTATCAACGACATTTTTGGGGCCG GATTTGACACTGTCACAACGGCCATTTCCTGGAGTCTTATGTACCTTGTGGCAAACcctgagatacagagaaagatcCAGAAGGAGTTGG ACACGGTGATTGGCAGGGCACGGCAGCCTCGCCTCTCTGACAGGCCCCAGCTGCCCTTAATGGAGGCCTTCATCCTGGAGATCTTCCGACACACCTCCTTTATCCCCTTCACCATCCCCCACAG CACAACAAAGGACACAACCTTAAAGGGCTTCTACATCCCCAAGGAATGCTGTGTCTTCATAAACCAGTGGCAGGTCAATCATGACCA AGAGGTGTGGGGGGATCCATTTGCATTCCGGCCAGAGCGATTCCTCACTGCAGATGGCACCACCATCAACAAGACCTTGAGTGAGAAGGTGATGCTCTTTGGCATGGGCAAGCGCCGGTGCATAGGAGAGGTCCTGGCCAAGTGGGAGATCTTCCTCTTCCTAGCCATCTTGCTGCAGCGGCTGGAGTTCAGCGTGCCAGCAGGTGTGAAAGTAGACCTAACCCCCATCTATGGGCTGACCATGAAGCACACCCGCTGTGAGCATGTCCAGGCACGGCCACGCTTCTCCATCAAGTGA